In Pseudomonas poae, a single genomic region encodes these proteins:
- a CDS encoding YheU family protein has translation MLIPYDALEVDTLTRLIEDFVTRDGTDNGDDTPLETRVLRVRQALTKGQALIVFDPESEQCQLMLKHDVPKHLFD, from the coding sequence ATGCTGATTCCCTACGACGCACTTGAAGTCGACACCCTGACGCGCCTCATCGAAGACTTCGTCACCCGTGACGGCACCGACAACGGCGATGACACGCCCCTGGAAACCCGCGTGCTGCGTGTGCGCCAGGCGTTGACCAAAGGCCAGGCACTGATTGTGTTCGACCCGGAAAGCGAGCAGTGCCAGTTGATGCTCAAGCACGATGTGCCCAAGCATCTGTTCGACTGA
- a CDS encoding SDR family oxidoreductase, whose translation MQNRMMITGAGSGLGREIALRWAREGWQLALSDVSEAGLQETLKLVREAGGDGFIQRCDVRDYSQLTAFAQACEVKLGGIDVIVNNAGVASGGFFAELSLEDWDWQIAINLMGVVKGCKAFLPLLEKSKGRIINIASMAALMQGPAMSNYNVAKAGVVALSESLLVELKQQEVGVHVVCPSFFQTNLLDSFRGPTPAMKAQVGKLLESSPISAADIADYIYQRVAEGEFMILPHEQGRMAWALKQKNPQLLYDEMTSMADKMRAKAQAARG comes from the coding sequence ATGCAAAATCGCATGATGATCACTGGCGCCGGGTCCGGCCTGGGTCGTGAAATCGCTCTGCGCTGGGCCCGTGAGGGTTGGCAGTTGGCGTTGTCGGACGTCAGTGAGGCAGGCCTGCAGGAAACCCTCAAATTGGTTCGCGAAGCAGGTGGCGATGGTTTTATCCAGCGCTGTGATGTGCGCGATTACAGCCAGCTCACTGCGTTTGCCCAAGCCTGTGAGGTCAAGCTCGGTGGCATCGATGTGATCGTCAACAATGCCGGCGTGGCTTCGGGCGGGTTCTTCGCCGAGCTATCCCTGGAGGATTGGGACTGGCAGATCGCGATCAACCTGATGGGCGTGGTCAAGGGCTGCAAGGCGTTCCTGCCGCTGCTGGAAAAAAGCAAGGGGCGCATCATCAACATCGCCTCCATGGCAGCGCTGATGCAAGGCCCGGCCATGAGCAACTACAACGTGGCCAAGGCTGGCGTGGTGGCGCTGTCGGAAAGTTTGCTGGTGGAGCTCAAACAGCAGGAAGTCGGCGTGCACGTCGTTTGCCCATCGTTCTTCCAGACCAACCTGCTGGACTCGTTCCGTGGCCCAACGCCAGCCATGAAAGCCCAGGTCGGCAAGTTGCTGGAAAGCTCGCCCATTTCGGCGGCCGACATCGCTGACTATATTTACCAGCGCGTTGCAGAAGGCGAGTTCATGATCCTGCCCCACGAGCAGGGGCGCATGGCATGGGCGTTGAAGCAGAAGAACCCGCAGTTGCTCTATGACGAAATGACCAGCATGGCCGACAAGATGCGTGCTAAAGCTCAGGCAGCCAGAGGCTGA
- a CDS encoding DUF3309 domain-containing protein has protein sequence MSLILIIILILLLVGGLPVFPHSRNWGYGPSGILGVVLVVLLVLLLLGRI, from the coding sequence ATGAGCCTCATTCTGATCATTATCCTGATCCTCCTGCTGGTCGGTGGCCTGCCAGTATTCCCGCACTCCCGTAACTGGGGTTATGGCCCGTCGGGTATCCTCGGGGTTGTCCTGGTTGTTCTGCTGGTGCTGTTGTTGCTCGGTCGGATATAA
- the csrA gene encoding carbon storage regulator: MLVLSRAVGEVISIGDDIAVHILELNGNHVKFGVEAPAGVHVHRAEVYQKILDRHCATTHPVQVPNL, encoded by the coding sequence ATGCTGGTCTTAAGCCGCGCCGTAGGCGAAGTCATCTCCATTGGCGATGACATCGCCGTGCACATCCTTGAGTTGAACGGTAACCACGTGAAGTTCGGCGTTGAAGCGCCGGCCGGGGTGCACGTCCATCGCGCCGAGGTCTATCAAAAGATCCTCGATCGCCACTGCGCCACCACTCACCCGGTGCAAGTGCCCAACCTCTAG
- the pap gene encoding polyphosphate:AMP phosphotransferase, whose amino-acid sequence MFESAEIGHAIDKDTYDAEVPALREALLEVQYELQQQKRFPVIVLINGIEGAGKGETVKLLSEWMDPRLIEVRTFDQQTDEELARPPAWRYWRQLPAKGRMGIFFGNWYSQMLQGRVHGQIKDARLDQAIAGAERLEKMLCDEGALIFKFWFHLSKKQMKARLKALADDPLHSWRISPLDWQQSETYDKFVHFGERVLRRTSRDYAPWHVIEGVDAHYRSLTVGKLLLEGMQNALKLPKGKASGMNPAPLIPSVDQKSLLDSLDLNQRLEKDDYEEQLITEQARLSGLMRDKRMRKHALVTVFEGNDAAGKGGAIRRVAAALDPRQYHIVPIAAPSEDERAQPYLWRFWQKIPARGMFTVFDRSWYGRVLVERIEGFCTPADWMRAYGEINDFEEQLRDAGVIVVKFWLAIDKDTQLERFQAREEIPFKRFKITEDDWRNRDKWDDYRTSVGDMVDRTSTEVSPWTLVEANDKRWARVKVLRTINLALEEAFAKSDKHDKKGKKK is encoded by the coding sequence ATGTTCGAATCCGCCGAAATCGGTCACGCCATCGACAAAGACACCTACGACGCCGAAGTGCCGGCCCTGCGCGAAGCGTTGCTGGAAGTGCAGTACGAACTGCAACAGCAGAAGCGCTTCCCGGTGATCGTCCTGATCAACGGCATCGAAGGTGCCGGCAAGGGCGAGACCGTCAAGCTGCTCAGCGAATGGATGGACCCGCGCCTGATCGAGGTGCGCACCTTCGACCAGCAGACCGACGAAGAACTGGCTCGCCCGCCAGCCTGGCGCTACTGGCGCCAACTGCCTGCCAAGGGCCGCATGGGGATCTTTTTCGGCAACTGGTACAGCCAGATGTTGCAGGGCCGCGTGCATGGGCAGATCAAGGACGCCCGTCTCGACCAGGCCATTGCCGGTGCCGAGCGCCTGGAAAAGATGCTCTGCGATGAAGGCGCGTTGATCTTCAAGTTCTGGTTCCACCTCTCCAAGAAGCAGATGAAGGCGCGACTCAAGGCCCTGGCCGACGACCCGCTGCACAGCTGGCGCATCAGCCCGCTGGACTGGCAACAGTCCGAGACCTACGACAAGTTCGTGCACTTTGGTGAGCGTGTGCTGCGTCGCACCAGCCGTGACTACGCACCGTGGCATGTGATTGAAGGGGTCGACGCGCATTACCGCAGCCTCACGGTGGGCAAGCTGCTGCTGGAAGGCATGCAGAATGCGCTGAAACTGCCCAAGGGCAAGGCCAGTGGCATGAACCCCGCGCCGTTGATTCCATCGGTGGACCAGAAGAGCCTGCTCGATAGCCTCGACCTGAACCAGCGCCTGGAAAAGGACGATTACGAAGAACAGCTGATCACCGAACAGGCGCGCCTGTCTGGCCTGATGCGCGACAAGCGCATGCGCAAGCACGCACTGGTCACGGTGTTCGAGGGCAACGATGCAGCGGGCAAAGGCGGGGCGATCCGCCGTGTCGCCGCCGCGCTCGACCCGCGCCAATACCACATCGTGCCGATTGCCGCGCCGAGTGAAGACGAACGCGCGCAGCCGTACCTGTGGCGGTTCTGGCAGAAGATCCCGGCGCGAGGCATGTTCACCGTGTTCGACCGCTCGTGGTATGGACGCGTGCTGGTGGAGCGTATCGAAGGCTTCTGCACCCCGGCGGACTGGATGCGCGCCTATGGCGAGATCAATGATTTTGAAGAACAACTGCGCGATGCGGGCGTGATCGTGGTCAAGTTCTGGCTGGCCATCGACAAGGACACCCAGCTGGAGCGCTTCCAGGCCCGCGAAGAAATCCCGTTCAAGCGCTTCAAGATCACCGAGGACGACTGGCGCAACCGCGATAAATGGGACGACTACCGCACGTCGGTTGGCGACATGGTTGACCGCACCAGCACCGAAGTCTCGCCCTGGACGCTGGTGGAAGCCAACGACAAGCGCTGGGCGCGGGTCAAGGTACTGCGCACCATCAATCTGGCGCTGGAAGAGGCGTTTGCCAAGTCCGACAAGCACGACAAGAAAGGCAAGAAGAAGTAA
- a CDS encoding DMT family transporter produces the protein MHISSGRWVYGFLLTLLTALLWGILPIKLKQVLQVMDPITVTWFRLTVAGGCLFIYLALTKRLPSRKVLGPKGGWLVGMAVCGLVGNYVLYLVGLQMLSPGTAQLVVQMGPIFLMIASVFVFKERFSVGQVVGLVVLICGFGLFFNQRLTELLTSLGTYTAGVLTILLATTIWVFYALGQKQLLTVWNSLQVMMVIYLSCAVLLTPWAHPLEALDLSPLQGWLLLACCMNTLVAYGAFAEALAHWEASRVSATLALTPLVTFVAVAVAAWLWPDFVQAEEINALGYAGALVVVLGSATVALAPSLIAGLKARRVRMAS, from the coding sequence ATGCACATCTCTTCCGGCCGCTGGGTCTACGGTTTTCTCCTGACCCTGCTGACCGCGCTGCTCTGGGGCATCCTGCCGATCAAGCTCAAGCAGGTGCTGCAGGTGATGGACCCGATCACCGTCACCTGGTTTCGCCTGACCGTCGCTGGCGGTTGTCTGTTCATCTATCTCGCCCTCACCAAGCGCTTGCCCAGTCGCAAGGTGCTGGGACCCAAAGGTGGCTGGTTGGTGGGCATGGCCGTATGTGGGCTGGTGGGCAACTATGTGCTGTACCTGGTGGGCCTGCAAATGCTCAGCCCCGGCACGGCGCAGTTGGTGGTGCAGATGGGACCGATCTTCCTGATGATTGCCAGTGTGTTCGTGTTCAAGGAGCGCTTCAGCGTGGGCCAGGTAGTGGGACTGGTGGTGCTGATCTGTGGTTTTGGCCTGTTCTTCAATCAGCGCCTGACGGAGCTGCTCACCTCCCTTGGCACCTATACCGCTGGCGTACTGACGATTTTGCTGGCGACGACCATCTGGGTGTTCTACGCCCTGGGCCAGAAGCAATTGCTGACGGTGTGGAATTCATTGCAGGTGATGATGGTGATCTACCTGTCCTGCGCCGTGTTGCTCACGCCTTGGGCGCACCCGCTGGAAGCGTTGGACCTGAGCCCGTTGCAAGGTTGGCTATTGCTGGCGTGCTGCATGAATACCCTGGTGGCCTACGGTGCGTTTGCCGAAGCGTTGGCTCACTGGGAGGCCTCGCGGGTCAGTGCGACCTTGGCGCTCACGCCGTTGGTGACCTTTGTGGCAGTCGCCGTGGCCGCCTGGCTGTGGCCGGACTTCGTACAGGCCGAAGAGATTAACGCCCTGGGCTACGCCGGGGCGTTGGTGGTGGTGCTGGGGTCGGCAACCGTGGCCTTGGCGCCGTCGCTGATTGCCGGGCTCAAGGCCCGGCGCGTGCGCATGGCGTCTTAA
- the ngg gene encoding N-acetylglutaminylglutamine synthetase, protein MKPLAAAYSQRLLKGQAPTYERLQARLAEDGSPLGAEPIAVHCGWGRLLIGHTFPDPASLAQELLNEQAGERDIALYVAAPQQILGIDPQQLFLDPSDTLRLWFTDYRPATRVFRGFRIRRVQSEADWLAVNQLYQGRGMLPVDAERLTPRHQGGPVYWLAEDEDSGAVIGSVMGLNHQKAFHDPENGCSLWCLAVDPQCTRPGVGEVLVRHLVEHFMSRGLSYLDLSVLHDNRQAKNLYAKLGFRALTTFAIKRKNGINQPLFLGPGPQAGFNPYARIIVEEAHRRGIDVQVDDADAGLFTLSHGGRRVRCRESLSDLTSAISMTLCQDKSLTHKVLKAAGLQLPSQQLAGSADDNLEFLDEHQRIVVKPLDGEQGQGVAVDLRTIEEVQHAIEAARQFDSRVLLESFHEGLDLRILVIGFEVVAAAIRRPAEVTGDGHHSIGALIEAQSRRRQAATDGESKIPLDAETQRTLHAAGFDYSSVLPQGQTLAVRRTANLHTGGCLEDVTAILHPTLVDAAIRAARALDIPMVGLDLMVPAADQPEYVFIEANERAGLANHEPQPTAERFVDLLFPHS, encoded by the coding sequence ATGAAACCTCTCGCGGCGGCTTACAGCCAACGTTTGCTCAAGGGCCAGGCGCCGACCTACGAACGCCTGCAAGCCCGTCTGGCTGAAGATGGCAGCCCACTGGGCGCAGAACCCATCGCCGTACATTGCGGTTGGGGCCGGTTGTTGATCGGCCATACATTTCCCGACCCCGCCAGCCTCGCTCAGGAGTTGCTCAACGAGCAAGCCGGCGAACGGGATATCGCGCTGTATGTGGCCGCGCCCCAGCAGATCCTGGGGATCGACCCGCAGCAGTTATTCCTCGACCCGTCCGACACCCTGCGCTTGTGGTTCACCGACTATCGCCCCGCCACCCGTGTGTTTCGCGGCTTTCGGATTCGCCGGGTCCAAAGCGAGGCGGATTGGCTGGCGGTGAACCAGCTTTATCAAGGGCGCGGCATGTTGCCGGTCGATGCCGAACGCCTCACGCCGCGCCATCAAGGTGGCCCGGTGTACTGGCTGGCAGAAGACGAGGACAGCGGCGCGGTGATCGGCAGCGTGATGGGCCTCAATCATCAGAAAGCCTTTCACGACCCGGAAAACGGTTGCAGCCTATGGTGCCTGGCGGTGGACCCACAATGCACCCGCCCCGGTGTGGGTGAAGTGCTGGTGCGCCACCTGGTGGAGCACTTCATGAGCCGTGGCCTGAGCTACCTGGACCTGTCGGTGTTGCACGATAACCGCCAGGCCAAGAACCTCTATGCCAAGCTCGGGTTTCGCGCGCTGACCACGTTTGCAATCAAGCGCAAGAACGGCATCAACCAACCGCTGTTTCTTGGCCCTGGGCCACAGGCAGGGTTTAACCCCTATGCGCGAATCATCGTCGAGGAAGCCCATCGGCGCGGCATCGATGTGCAGGTCGATGACGCGGATGCCGGGTTATTCACCTTGAGCCACGGCGGCCGCCGCGTGCGTTGTCGTGAATCCCTGAGCGACTTGACCAGCGCCATCAGCATGACCCTGTGCCAGGACAAAAGCCTGACCCACAAGGTGCTCAAAGCCGCCGGTTTGCAACTGCCGTCGCAGCAATTGGCCGGCAGCGCCGACGACAATCTGGAGTTTCTCGACGAGCACCAGCGCATCGTGGTCAAGCCGCTGGACGGTGAGCAAGGCCAGGGCGTGGCCGTGGACCTGCGGACGATTGAAGAAGTGCAGCACGCCATTGAAGCGGCGCGCCAGTTCGACAGCCGGGTGCTGCTGGAGAGTTTTCACGAAGGCCTGGACCTGCGCATCCTGGTAATCGGTTTCGAGGTGGTCGCGGCGGCGATTCGTCGCCCGGCGGAAGTCACCGGCGATGGGCATCACTCGATCGGCGCCTTGATTGAGGCCCAGAGCCGTCGCCGTCAGGCGGCCACTGATGGCGAAAGTAAAATCCCCCTCGACGCCGAAACCCAACGCACCCTTCACGCGGCCGGCTTCGACTACAGCAGCGTTTTGCCGCAAGGCCAAACCCTGGCCGTGCGCCGCACGGCCAACCTGCACACCGGCGGTTGCCTGGAAGACGTCACCGCGATCTTGCACCCCACGCTGGTGGACGCCGCCATACGCGCCGCCCGTGCTCTGGATATCCCGATGGTGGGCCTGGACCTGATGGTGCCCGCCGCCGACCAACCCGAGTATGTGTTTATCGAAGCCAACGAACGGGCCGGATTGGCCAATCATGAACCGCAGCCGACGGCTGAGCGGTTTGTGGATTTGTTGTTTCCCCACAGTTAG
- a CDS encoding LTA synthase family protein, whose product MANPDALNQQRASNRLLQPTVKSHLAYTLLCALVMMVMFSLLRLALLVYNREMILDTPASTFLEAFANGTRFDIRFVMYALVPLLLALFSVRAMAARGFFRFWLTIASSIALFLGLMEMDFYREFHQRLNGLVFQYVKEDPKTVMSMLWYGFPVVRYLLAWAVGTLILSIAFKGADRATRPRGPFSGGSISTRQVAPWYMRSAVFVVCLLVAVVAIRGTLRQGPPLRWGDVYTTDSNFANQLGLNGTLSLIAAAKSRFSEDRSNVWKATLDQPLATQTVRDMLVLPQEKLVDADIAAVRRDYTPPAEKTLPIKNVVVILMESFAGHSVGALGRPGNITPYFDKLSKEGLLFDRFFSNGTHTHQGMFATMACFPNLPGFEYLMQTPEGSHKLSGLPQLLSTRKFDDVYVYNGDFAWDNQSGFFSNQGMTNFIGRNDFVNPVFSDPTWGVSDQDMFNRGLEELKAREGGKPFYALLQTLSNHTPYALPTPLPVEKVTDRGSLNEHLTAMRYSDWALGQFFEKARKEPYFKETLFVIVGDHGFGNEQQITEMDLGRFNVPMLMIAPGMQEKFGERDHTVGTQIDIVPTIMGRLGGDTLHQCWGRDLLNLPEGDKGFGVIKPSGSDQTVALVTADRILVLPKEMPPKLWEYELGANPTGKVIPESPDEAALKQKLESFLQTATKSLLDNTAGVVNGKPD is encoded by the coding sequence ATGGCAAACCCGGACGCCCTGAATCAGCAGCGAGCTTCTAATCGCCTGCTGCAACCGACCGTCAAATCCCATCTGGCATACACGCTGCTCTGCGCGCTGGTCATGATGGTGATGTTCTCCCTGCTGCGCCTGGCGCTGCTGGTCTACAACCGCGAGATGATCCTCGACACCCCGGCCTCGACCTTCCTTGAAGCGTTCGCCAACGGCACGCGCTTTGACATCCGCTTTGTGATGTATGCGCTGGTTCCGCTGCTGCTGGCACTGTTCAGCGTTCGGGCCATGGCGGCACGTGGCTTCTTTCGTTTCTGGTTGACCATTGCCTCCAGCATTGCCCTGTTCCTGGGCCTGATGGAAATGGACTTCTACCGTGAGTTTCACCAGCGCCTCAACGGCCTGGTGTTCCAGTACGTGAAGGAAGACCCGAAAACTGTGATGAGCATGCTCTGGTACGGTTTCCCGGTGGTGCGCTACCTGCTGGCCTGGGCCGTCGGTACGCTGATCCTGAGCATTGCGTTCAAAGGCGCTGACCGCGCCACCCGCCCGCGTGGCCCGTTCAGTGGCGGCAGCATCAGCACCCGCCAGGTCGCGCCGTGGTACATGCGCAGCGCGGTGTTCGTGGTCTGCTTGCTGGTTGCCGTGGTTGCCATCCGTGGCACCCTGCGCCAAGGTCCGCCATTGCGTTGGGGTGACGTCTACACCACCGACTCGAACTTCGCCAACCAGTTGGGCCTCAATGGCACTTTGTCGTTGATCGCGGCGGCCAAATCGCGTTTCTCCGAGGACCGTTCCAACGTCTGGAAAGCCACCCTGGATCAACCGCTGGCCACCCAGACCGTGCGTGACATGCTGGTGCTGCCGCAAGAGAAACTGGTGGATGCCGATATCGCCGCCGTGCGCCGTGACTACACGCCACCGGCCGAAAAGACCCTGCCGATCAAGAACGTGGTCGTGATCCTGATGGAGAGCTTTGCCGGTCACTCGGTGGGCGCCCTAGGTCGTCCGGGCAATATCACGCCGTACTTCGACAAACTGTCCAAGGAAGGCCTGCTGTTCGACCGTTTCTTCTCCAACGGCACCCACACCCACCAGGGTATGTTCGCCACCATGGCGTGCTTCCCGAACCTGCCGGGCTTCGAATACCTGATGCAGACCCCCGAAGGCAGCCACAAGCTGTCGGGCTTGCCGCAGTTGCTCAGCACGCGCAAGTTTGACGACGTGTATGTCTACAACGGCGACTTCGCCTGGGACAACCAGTCGGGCTTCTTCAGCAACCAGGGCATGACCAACTTCATTGGTCGAAATGACTTCGTCAACCCGGTGTTCTCCGACCCGACGTGGGGCGTGTCCGACCAGGACATGTTCAACCGTGGCCTGGAAGAGTTGAAGGCACGTGAAGGCGGCAAGCCGTTCTACGCGCTGCTGCAAACCCTGTCCAACCACACGCCGTACGCCTTGCCGACCCCATTGCCGGTCGAGAAAGTCACCGACCGTGGCAGCCTCAACGAGCATTTGACGGCGATGCGCTACTCCGACTGGGCCCTGGGCCAGTTCTTTGAAAAGGCCCGCAAGGAGCCGTACTTCAAGGAAACCTTGTTCGTGATCGTGGGTGACCACGGCTTCGGCAACGAGCAGCAAATCACCGAGATGGACCTGGGGCGCTTCAACGTGCCGATGCTGATGATTGCACCGGGCATGCAGGAGAAGTTCGGCGAGCGTGACCACACCGTGGGTACGCAGATCGACATCGTGCCGACCATCATGGGCCGCCTCGGTGGCGACACCCTGCACCAGTGCTGGGGCCGTGACTTGCTGAACCTGCCGGAAGGCGACAAGGGCTTTGGCGTGATCAAGCCATCGGGCAGCGATCAGACCGTGGCGCTGGTGACAGCAGACCGCATTCTCGTACTGCCCAAGGAAATGCCGCCGAAACTGTGGGAATACGAACTGGGCGCCAACCCTACCGGCAAAGTGATTCCTGAATCGCCGGACGAGGCGGCGCTGAAGCAGAAGCTTGAGTCGTTCTTGCAAACGGCTACCAAGAGCCTGTTGGACAACACCGCTGGTGTGGTTAATGGCAAGCCGGACTAA